The following coding sequences are from one Aquificaceae bacterium window:
- a CDS encoding transglutaminase domain-containing protein — translation MATNFFMTAPPCGVLFRLWKDYFLLSVTKLQNFQIISPNTLNKSDDTYNGPPYINREIESRRRSKMDRRTFLKGAAYGLALISIPVRTTSGTGLRDRKSLKLTYSTNLAFKDTTRLWVPAPTNATYQRLVDLEIETNASKVLLTKDDVYQAPIVYLEFQSGSEKKFAEVSFYVEIWNRDSINWKTLPSNNTKIPEDVAFYLKPTQHIQTDGIVKEYADKITKGAKTDLQKAKAIYDWVVENTFRDPKVLGCGVGDVKSMLESGYFGGKCTDINSLFVALCRASGIPAREIFGLRVLTSKLSEGISKVQGDATKAQHCRAEFYLGKWIPADPADVRKLMLEEKLDLNHPKVKRIRNFMFGGWDVHWVAFNYARDFQLKPPMSSGEFLNEFMYPVAEVEGKMINKFTLTFEYSKYTVQVL, via the coding sequence ATGGCTACAAACTTTTTCATGACAGCACCTCCTTGTGGAGTTTTATTTAGATTATGGAAAGACTATTTTTTATTGTCTGTAACAAAGTTACAAAATTTTCAAATAATTTCTCCAAATACTTTGAATAAATCTGATGATACATACAATGGACCGCCGTATATTAATCGTGAAATCGAATCCAGAAGGAGGTCAAAAATGGACAGGAGAACCTTCTTAAAAGGAGCTGCTTACGGACTTGCACTCATTTCCATACCAGTCAGAACAACATCAGGCACAGGATTAAGGGACAGAAAAAGTTTGAAACTTACTTACTCTACAAATCTGGCTTTTAAAGACACCACAAGGCTGTGGGTTCCAGCTCCTACGAACGCAACTTACCAGAGACTGGTTGATTTGGAAATAGAGACTAACGCTTCGAAGGTTCTTCTGACAAAAGACGATGTATACCAGGCGCCCATCGTGTATTTAGAATTTCAAAGTGGTTCAGAGAAAAAGTTTGCCGAAGTAAGTTTTTATGTTGAAATCTGGAATAGAGATAGCATAAACTGGAAAACCTTACCCTCTAATAATACAAAAATACCAGAAGACGTAGCTTTTTACCTTAAACCAACACAACATATACAGACGGATGGTATAGTAAAGGAGTATGCAGATAAAATAACGAAGGGGGCAAAGACAGATTTACAGAAGGCGAAGGCAATATACGACTGGGTAGTTGAAAACACTTTTAGAGACCCGAAAGTTCTTGGTTGTGGTGTTGGAGACGTAAAGAGCATGTTGGAGAGCGGATACTTTGGAGGAAAATGCACAGACATAAATTCTCTATTTGTTGCCCTGTGCAGAGCCTCAGGCATTCCTGCAAGAGAGATTTTTGGTTTAAGAGTTTTAACCTCCAAGCTTTCAGAGGGCATATCAAAGGTTCAGGGAGACGCTACAAAAGCGCAGCACTGCAGAGCAGAATTTTATCTGGGAAAATGGATACCTGCAGACCCTGCAGATGTAAGGAAGCTTATGCTTGAAGAGAAACTTGACCTGAATCACCCAAAGGTGAAGAGAATTAGAAACTTTATGTTTGGTGGATGGGATGTGCACTGGGTCGCTTTCAACTATGCAAGAGATTTTCAACTGAAGCCGCCCATGTCAAGCGGGGAATTTCTTAATGAATTCATGTATCCTGTGGCAGAAGTAGAGGGCAAAATGATAAACAAGTTCACGCTTACTTTTGAATATTCAAAATATACGGTTCAGGTCCTTTAG
- a CDS encoding cytochrome P460 family protein — protein sequence MKKFVAIGVMAGLSLALAEAFKVAPEKYRSWNHVKSMVIFDQKHPLFNPFSGVHHVYVNDKGLETIKKDGKRNFPDGTVIAIVFYEHVPDNGAYVEGAKRIEAFMVKDSKKYKSTDGWGYYGYDGKGNNLVKDMAKDCHACHAQVKDRDFVFSVWTK from the coding sequence ATGAAAAAGTTTGTAGCCATAGGAGTCATGGCAGGTCTCAGTCTTGCACTGGCAGAAGCCTTTAAAGTAGCTCCTGAAAAATACAGGAGCTGGAACCATGTAAAAAGCATGGTTATATTTGACCAGAAGCATCCCCTCTTTAACCCCTTCAGCGGTGTTCATCATGTTTACGTAAACGATAAGGGGCTGGAGACCATCAAGAAGGACGGGAAAAGAAACTTCCCCGATGGAACGGTCATAGCTATAGTTTTCTACGAACATGTGCCGGACAACGGAGCCTATGTAGAGGGTGCAAAGAGGATAGAGGCTTTTATGGTTAAGGACAGTAAGAAGTATAAGTCTACAGATGGCTGGGGATATTATGGTTATGATGGTAAGGGGAACAATCTGGTAAAGGACATGGCAAAGGACTGTCATGCCTGTCACGCTCAGGTTAAGGACAGAGACTTTGTCTTTTCTGTTTGGACTAAATAG
- a CDS encoding Crp/Fnr family transcriptional regulator: MWLEKVESLLEGMFHPVKIDKGSLLFSEGSLCPAVPFVKEGELKVYLISDSGRELTLYRVKPGQMCMLAMITVYSGNEYPAYTRAEENSLIFMVPGDLALRWFEENHLWRSLFMNVLSENLLSVTGMLNSMVSERVEERLINYLLSEAEGRSFIQKTHEEIARDVGSVRVVVSRVLKELERDGLIELCRGRLLIKDHEALKRRAGITRP; encoded by the coding sequence ATGTGGTTGGAAAAAGTAGAGAGTCTTCTGGAGGGGATGTTTCATCCAGTAAAGATTGATAAAGGGTCATTGCTCTTTTCTGAAGGAAGTCTCTGTCCCGCCGTGCCATTCGTAAAGGAAGGTGAGCTGAAGGTTTACCTTATATCTGACTCAGGCAGGGAGCTAACCCTCTACAGGGTAAAGCCCGGTCAGATGTGCATGCTTGCCATGATTACAGTTTATTCAGGTAATGAATACCCGGCTTACACAAGGGCTGAAGAAAACTCCCTGATTTTCATGGTTCCTGGCGACCTTGCTCTGAGATGGTTTGAGGAAAACCACTTGTGGAGGAGCCTTTTCATGAATGTCCTTTCAGAGAATTTGCTCTCCGTGACGGGTATGCTCAATTCAATGGTGTCAGAAAGGGTTGAAGAGAGGCTCATAAACTATCTACTTTCAGAAGCTGAAGGAAGGAGTTTTATTCAAAAAACTCACGAGGAGATAGCCAGAGATGTGGGAAGTGTGAGGGTAGTGGTCAGCAGAGTCTTAAAGGAGCTTGAAAGGGATGGACTTATAGAGCTCTGCAGAGGTAGGTTGCTAATTAAAGACCATGAAGCTCTCAAAAGGCGGGCAGGAATAACCCGCCCATAG
- a CDS encoding Rid family detoxifying hydrolase → MTPFFTEKAPKPIGPYSQAISAGGFLFLSGQIGIDPDTGKLREGFKEQARQVFENIDAILQSAGIDRSRIVRVVVYLKDMGLFREFNTHYEEYFRDVPVKPVRTTVEVSGLPLGALLEVEVTALMDKER, encoded by the coding sequence ATGACACCCTTCTTCACCGAAAAAGCTCCCAAGCCCATAGGTCCCTATTCTCAGGCAATTTCGGCGGGTGGATTTCTATTTCTGTCGGGTCAGATAGGCATTGACCCTGACACGGGAAAGCTCAGAGAAGGCTTCAAAGAGCAGGCAAGGCAGGTCTTTGAGAACATAGATGCAATTCTGCAGTCCGCGGGCATAGACAGAAGTAGAATTGTGAGAGTTGTAGTGTATCTGAAGGATATGGGACTTTTCAGAGAGTTTAACACCCATTACGAAGAATATTTCAGAGATGTTCCTGTAAAGCCTGTGAGAACTACAGTTGAGGTGAGTGGTCTCCCACTTGGCGCCCTTCTTGAGGTTGAGGTAACTGCACTTATGGACAAAGAGAGATAA
- the dnaB gene encoding replicative DNA helicase, with the protein MIPSDLEPPHDELAERAVLGAIIADPETMPTVLEYLKEEDFYLENHRLLFSLLYKVWEDKGKDWDDIVLREYIEKRGLKERLDMGLIYALVEEAATGSLLEEAIRNVKEKSGLRRLMDLSLSVLKGIKEEPDLENLLELLNTRLIEISEKQLVSHYWHIRDVARDVIDIIEKHRKQEKLITGRATGFLDLDTLTTGFHPSDLVIVAARPGMGKSSFMLSMAINMAMQEKVPVVIYSLEMSKEQLVMRALSVLSDVPLQNIRRGFINEEDRNRLISAALDLSRCEIYIDDTPGLSTTDVRIKTRKLKKEKGVEVVFVDYLQLLRPPARRASRQEEVAEISRNLKALAKELSMPVIALAQLSRQVEHRSDKRPQLADLRESGQIEQDADLIIFIHRPEYYKRNPSPEELGVAEIIVAKQRQGPTGIVKVAFLKDTASFKPLLAGFSPAVESYEPEPEDFSEEELDLDF; encoded by the coding sequence ATGATACCCTCCGACCTTGAACCACCACACGATGAACTTGCAGAAAGAGCAGTTCTGGGTGCAATAATAGCGGACCCGGAAACAATGCCCACCGTGCTTGAGTATCTGAAAGAAGAGGATTTCTACCTTGAAAACCACAGACTGCTCTTTTCTCTGCTTTATAAGGTATGGGAAGATAAGGGCAAAGACTGGGATGACATAGTTTTGCGGGAGTATATAGAAAAGAGAGGTCTTAAGGAAAGGCTGGACATGGGCCTCATCTATGCCCTTGTGGAGGAGGCAGCAACGGGTAGCCTTCTTGAGGAAGCCATAAGGAATGTGAAGGAAAAATCTGGTCTCAGACGCCTTATGGACCTATCTCTCAGCGTGCTTAAGGGTATAAAGGAGGAGCCGGACCTTGAAAACCTTCTCGAGCTCCTCAATACAAGGCTCATAGAAATATCAGAAAAACAGCTTGTAAGCCACTACTGGCATATAAGAGACGTGGCAAGGGATGTGATTGATATAATAGAGAAGCACAGAAAGCAGGAAAAGCTCATAACAGGGAGGGCTACAGGTTTTCTTGACCTTGATACCTTGACCACTGGCTTTCATCCCTCTGACCTTGTTATAGTGGCCGCAAGGCCCGGCATGGGCAAGAGCAGCTTCATGCTTTCCATGGCCATAAACATGGCCATGCAGGAGAAGGTGCCAGTGGTCATATACTCCCTTGAGATGAGCAAAGAGCAGCTCGTTATGAGAGCCCTTTCAGTGCTTTCTGATGTCCCTCTTCAGAATATAAGGAGAGGTTTTATAAACGAAGAGGACAGAAACAGGCTTATATCCGCTGCCCTTGACCTTTCAAGGTGTGAGATATACATAGACGATACACCCGGACTCTCCACCACCGACGTCAGGATAAAGACCAGAAAGCTCAAAAAGGAAAAGGGCGTGGAAGTGGTCTTTGTAGACTACCTTCAGCTACTGAGACCTCCAGCAAGAAGAGCATCCAGGCAGGAGGAGGTGGCTGAAATCTCAAGAAACCTCAAGGCTCTGGCAAAGGAACTTTCCATGCCAGTCATTGCCCTTGCCCAGCTCTCCCGTCAGGTAGAACACAGGTCTGATAAAAGGCCCCAACTGGCAGACCTCAGGGAGTCTGGACAGATTGAACAGGACGCTGACCTTATAATCTTCATACACAGACCCGAATACTACAAAAGGAACCCTTCTCCAGAAGAGCTTGGGGTTGCGGAAATCATAGTGGCAAAGCAGAGACAGGGTCCTACTGGAATAGTAAAGGTTGCTTTCCTCAAAGATACAGCCAGCTTTAAACCCCTTCTGGCTGGCTTCTCTCCTGCTGTGGAAAGTTATGAACCTGAGCCTGAGGATTTTTCAGAGGAGGAGCTTGACCTGGACTTTTAG
- a CDS encoding DUF1732 domain-containing protein, translated as MLSMTGYGSGTFENDKWMVNVFVRSLNGKALEIFIKSNYNLMSLEFSMRKLVKEYVRRGTINLHVEVKRKEIIEPVSLETLFTNINFFKILREKLSLSVSDDTILQLAARFSEFPKEEIDPALEEAISCALTDALKELLNRRAEEGEHIRRDMEDRLAKIESLLQEIMNSRQEVYEKVKKRVMEKARELGLSEDNALVLNEIALILSKMDVEEEITRFRAHLSKSRELFKSQDDVGRKLEFLFQEMHREITTLSNKLPDLSPLAVEIKTEIDRLKQQVANVE; from the coding sequence ATGCTCAGCATGACAGGTTATGGCTCAGGAACCTTTGAAAACGATAAATGGATGGTCAATGTATTTGTGAGAAGTCTGAACGGCAAAGCTCTGGAAATCTTCATAAAGTCCAACTACAATCTCATGTCTCTTGAATTTTCAATGAGAAAACTGGTAAAGGAGTATGTAAGAAGGGGAACTATCAACCTTCACGTTGAGGTAAAGAGAAAGGAAATAATTGAACCCGTGAGTCTGGAAACCCTGTTTACCAACATAAACTTCTTCAAGATATTGAGGGAGAAGCTGAGCCTGAGTGTAAGCGATGACACCATACTTCAGCTTGCCGCAAGGTTCTCCGAATTTCCCAAGGAAGAGATAGACCCTGCCCTTGAGGAAGCCATTTCCTGCGCACTGACGGATGCTCTCAAAGAGCTTCTTAACAGAAGAGCGGAAGAGGGAGAGCACATAAGAAGAGATATGGAAGATAGACTTGCAAAGATTGAGAGCCTGCTTCAGGAGATAATGAACAGCAGACAAGAAGTTTATGAGAAGGTAAAAAAGAGAGTAATGGAAAAGGCAAGAGAACTTGGACTTTCTGAAGACAATGCCCTTGTGCTCAATGAAATCGCCCTTATACTCTCCAAAATGGATGTGGAGGAAGAGATAACGAGGTTTAGAGCTCACCTGAGCAAAAGCAGGGAGCTTTTTAAATCACAGGATGATGTGGGAAGAAAGCTGGAGTTTCTCTTTCAGGAGATGCACCGCGAGATAACCACCCTTTCCAACAAACTGCCAGACCTTTCGCCTCTGGCGGTGGAGATAAAGACGGAGATTGACAGGCTCAAGCAACAGGTGGCAAACGTGGAGTAA
- the rpsT gene encoding 30S ribosomal protein S20, with protein sequence MPNTKQAEKRMRRDAKRRIRNRYHLSKMKTYIRKFRRMVEAGQLEEAKEFLPEVVSIIYHTASKGVIHKNEAARRVSRVSLLLNKALQKVQGQVS encoded by the coding sequence ATGCCCAACACGAAGCAGGCTGAAAAGCGTATGAGAAGAGACGCAAAGAGGAGAATAAGAAACAGGTATCATCTCTCAAAGATGAAAACCTACATAAGAAAGTTCAGAAGAATGGTGGAGGCCGGTCAGTTGGAGGAAGCTAAAGAGTTTTTGCCTGAAGTGGTAAGTATCATCTACCACACGGCGTCCAAAGGTGTTATACACAAAAACGAGGCAGCAAGGAGAGTTTCAAGGGTTAGCCTTCTTCTCAACAAGGCCCTTCAGAAGGTTCAGGGGCAGGTAAGCTAA
- the murJ gene encoding murein biosynthesis integral membrane protein MurJ, whose amino-acid sequence MALLRHSVSFSTATLLSRILGYVRDAMIAYYFGVSQITDAFFVAFRLPNTFRRLFGEGGFNAAFVPIFAQRLKEGTERPLLNSVFTYYTLFNLLVTLTGIIFAEWVIRLIAPGVVEKSYFELAVFMARFLFSYLFFVGLSAFFMAVLNTRGVFFVPAFAQAVFNIVMAVCIALTAHSLGYMALVIGVVVGGFAQLLFHIPSAISQGLIPRLTFQRDADLHLLLKRLLPALMGFGVAQLSFFIDTFLASFLTLGAISYLYFANRIFQLPLGALSVGMANSLLSILSGGHDPRKNITLAFRFITLLSIPATGGLLVLSRQIIALLYGRGKFSEEDIAIASKVLAVYSLGLLFFSLQKVLSSVFFAKGDTRTPVLSSLFAITAEGLLAFIFAFLFKLGVVGLALGTASSSLVGFSLLLYLWKDKSLETRDYANTLLKTLLATILMSLFLIVINPSPYETLYAIPLAILLYWALLLLLKEPLAYLPLNLLKGLVEKKANP is encoded by the coding sequence ATGGCTCTCCTTAGACACTCTGTTTCATTCTCCACAGCCACCCTTCTGAGTAGAATTCTTGGATATGTAAGGGATGCCATGATAGCCTACTACTTTGGGGTTTCTCAGATTACCGACGCCTTCTTTGTAGCCTTCAGGCTTCCCAACACCTTCAGAAGGCTCTTTGGAGAGGGCGGCTTTAACGCCGCCTTTGTTCCCATCTTTGCCCAGAGATTAAAAGAGGGCACTGAGAGACCTCTTCTCAACTCTGTCTTTACTTACTACACGCTCTTTAACCTGCTGGTGACCCTTACCGGCATAATCTTTGCAGAGTGGGTTATAAGGCTTATAGCCCCCGGTGTGGTGGAAAAGAGCTACTTTGAGCTGGCTGTGTTTATGGCAAGGTTTCTGTTTAGCTATCTCTTTTTTGTAGGGCTGAGCGCCTTTTTCATGGCCGTGCTCAATACAAGGGGGGTCTTTTTTGTTCCTGCCTTTGCTCAGGCCGTTTTTAACATAGTGATGGCTGTGTGTATAGCCCTTACTGCCCACAGCCTTGGTTATATGGCTCTTGTTATAGGAGTGGTTGTGGGAGGTTTTGCTCAGCTACTTTTTCACATCCCATCAGCCATCTCTCAGGGACTCATTCCCAGACTGACCTTTCAGAGAGATGCAGACCTGCACCTTCTTCTGAAAAGGCTTCTGCCTGCCCTTATGGGCTTTGGCGTTGCCCAGCTCTCTTTTTTCATAGACACCTTTCTTGCCTCTTTTCTGACCCTCGGTGCCATATCCTACCTTTACTTTGCCAACAGAATATTTCAACTTCCGCTGGGTGCTCTCTCGGTAGGTATGGCAAACTCTCTTCTTTCTATTCTATCCGGCGGGCATGACCCCAGAAAGAACATAACCCTTGCCTTCAGGTTTATAACCCTGCTTTCTATTCCAGCTACTGGTGGTCTACTTGTGCTTTCCCGTCAGATAATAGCCCTGCTCTACGGAAGGGGCAAGTTCTCAGAGGAAGATATAGCCATAGCCAGTAAGGTGCTTGCAGTGTATTCGCTTGGTCTTCTGTTCTTTTCTCTTCAAAAGGTGCTGTCAAGTGTTTTCTTTGCAAAGGGAGATACCAGAACTCCAGTCCTGTCTTCACTCTTTGCGATTACTGCGGAAGGCCTTCTCGCTTTTATATTTGCCTTCCTCTTTAAGCTCGGTGTTGTAGGTCTTGCCCTTGGAACCGCCAGCTCATCTCTCGTTGGGTTTAGCCTTCTTCTTTACCTATGGAAAGACAAAAGTCTGGAGACACGGGATTATGCCAATACACTTTTAAAGACCCTTCTTGCAACTATCCTTATGTCTCTTTTCCTTATTGTTATAAACCCTTCTCCCTATGAAACACTCTATGCTATACCGCTTGCTATTCTACTATACTGGGCGCTTTTACTGCTGCTTAAAGAGCCTTTAGCTTACCTGCCCCTGAACCTTCTGAAGGGCCTTGTTGAGAAGAAGGCTAACCCTTGA
- the thiE gene encoding thiamine phosphate synthase: MALDLPRLYAITDSRRYPDMLRRLEKALKKGIRMVQLREKEISGLEYYRLALKVRELTGEYGAMLFINDRVDIALAAGADGVHLPEKGLPPSVVKRIAPQLIVGYSAHTLEGALWAQEEGADFITFSPIFRTQSHPEAEPLGLMALKEVSQKLSIPVYALGGITWEKIKLCYRNGAYGVAGIGLFFDHVDSDWGSHG, encoded by the coding sequence ATGGCTCTGGATTTGCCAAGACTTTACGCCATAACCGACAGCAGGAGATATCCGGATATGCTCCGGAGGTTAGAAAAAGCCCTCAAAAAGGGTATAAGGATGGTTCAGTTAAGAGAAAAGGAGATCTCGGGGCTTGAATACTACAGGCTGGCTTTGAAGGTGAGAGAGCTCACGGGAGAATACGGAGCAATGCTTTTTATAAACGACAGGGTGGACATAGCTCTTGCGGCGGGTGCGGACGGCGTCCATCTGCCTGAGAAGGGACTTCCACCCAGTGTGGTAAAGAGGATAGCACCCCAGCTTATAGTGGGATACTCGGCGCACACTCTGGAAGGGGCTCTGTGGGCTCAGGAGGAGGGTGCAGACTTTATTACCTTCAGCCCCATCTTTAGAACCCAGTCCCACCCCGAGGCTGAGCCACTGGGACTTATGGCTCTGAAAGAGGTCTCTCAGAAGCTTTCCATACCCGTTTACGCCCTTGGAGGCATAACATGGGAAAAAATTAAACTCTGTTACAGAAATGGTGCCTACGGCGTTGCTGGCATAGGTCTTTTCTTTGACCATGTTGATAGTGATTGGGGGTCCCACGGGTAG
- the miaA gene encoding tRNA (adenosine(37)-N6)-dimethylallyltransferase MiaA, with product MLIVIGGPTGSGKSEVCCLLAQRLGGEIISADSMCVYRHMDIGTAKPLECMEKVPHHLVDVVEPGQVFDAKLFEELSLKALQDIRARGKVPIVCGGTYLYLQALLHGIEDTPPPDWKLRGRLYEIAEKKGSEHLHRKLRAADPLYANKISPRDTRRIVRALEVFINSGRPFSSFHHWDRPRLDFAGFYLSWSWESLSRRLEERASRMLQKGLVEEIKKLLKMGFESFLTSPQAIGYKEFIPCVKGEKPLQECLLHMIKNTKEYAKRQTRWFRRQGWKKVNMDVLGIEGAVGEILSNLTFFVKAIK from the coding sequence ATGTTGATAGTGATTGGGGGTCCCACGGGTAGCGGAAAGTCGGAGGTCTGCTGTCTCCTTGCTCAGAGGCTTGGTGGGGAAATAATCAGCGCAGACTCCATGTGCGTATACAGGCATATGGATATAGGGACTGCAAAGCCTTTGGAGTGTATGGAAAAGGTCCCACATCATCTTGTGGATGTGGTAGAACCCGGCCAGGTCTTCGATGCCAAACTCTTTGAGGAGCTGTCTCTGAAGGCCCTGCAGGACATAAGAGCCAGGGGTAAAGTTCCCATAGTATGCGGTGGCACATACCTCTATCTGCAGGCACTCCTGCATGGCATTGAGGATACGCCACCACCTGACTGGAAGCTGAGAGGCAGACTGTATGAAATAGCTGAGAAAAAAGGTAGTGAGCATCTACACAGAAAGCTAAGAGCTGCCGACCCCCTCTATGCCAACAAAATATCACCGAGGGATACAAGAAGAATAGTGAGGGCTCTTGAGGTTTTCATAAACTCTGGCAGACCCTTCTCCTCCTTCCATCACTGGGACAGACCAAGGCTGGATTTTGCCGGCTTTTATCTGAGCTGGAGCTGGGAGAGCCTCTCCAGAAGGTTAGAAGAAAGGGCATCAAGAATGCTACAGAAGGGGCTTGTGGAAGAGATAAAAAAGCTCCTTAAGATGGGTTTTGAAAGCTTTCTCACTTCTCCGCAGGCTATAGGATACAAGGAGTTTATACCCTGTGTGAAGGGCGAAAAGCCCCTTCAGGAGTGTCTTTTACACATGATAAAAAATACAAAAGAATACGCAAAAAGACAGACAAGATGGTTTAGAAGGCAGGGCTGGAAGAAGGTAAACATGGATGTGCTCGGGATTGAAGGGGCTGTGGGGGAGATTCTGAGCAACTTGACTTTCTTCGTTAAGGCTATAAAATGA
- a CDS encoding TldD/PmbA family protein translates to MVKDTLKEKSSFLLSNLLSQGGEYGEIFYERVRLCRMHLEDNKIEKVQWGIDEGVGIRLIKDGKTHYGYTTEPTFENMMEIVRTLARGLGHGPVKVGQKRVVGWTELVIDPDEEDINYRVQFLQRANESARSYGEKIRQVTVVLMDRTREIMVINSLGEIAEDTQKRVVFYTDVVAAQNGIMQRGYESAGIRGGFELFERVSPEEVARKAAERAILMLSAKPAPAGTFTVVLASQAGGTMIHEAVGHGFEADLVQKGLSVYRGKLGQKVASELITVIDDATLENHNGSFTVDDEGVPAQKTVLIQEGYLVGYMYDRLTAMKEGRESTGNGRRQSYAHIPIVRMTNTYIAPGRDNPEDIIADTKKGILVVKMGGGEVNTVTGDFVFEVMEGYMIENGKITYPIRSATLIGNGPKALMDVDAVGSDLGWSIGTCGKDGQGVPVTDAQPTLRIRSMVLGGTEV, encoded by the coding sequence ATGGTTAAGGATACACTCAAAGAAAAATCCAGCTTTCTTCTTTCCAACCTCCTGTCTCAGGGCGGAGAGTATGGTGAGATTTTCTACGAGCGGGTGCGACTCTGCAGGATGCATCTTGAGGACAACAAGATAGAAAAGGTTCAGTGGGGAATAGACGAGGGCGTGGGTATAAGGCTCATAAAGGATGGAAAGACTCACTACGGATACACCACCGAGCCAACCTTTGAAAACATGATGGAGATTGTCAGAACTCTTGCAAGAGGCCTTGGGCATGGACCAGTCAAAGTGGGACAGAAACGCGTAGTTGGCTGGACAGAGCTGGTAATAGACCCGGACGAAGAAGATATAAACTACAGGGTTCAGTTTCTACAGAGGGCAAACGAATCTGCCAGAAGCTATGGAGAAAAAATAAGACAGGTCACTGTGGTGCTAATGGACAGGACCAGGGAGATAATGGTAATAAACAGCCTTGGTGAGATTGCGGAGGATACTCAGAAGAGGGTTGTATTCTACACAGATGTGGTGGCTGCTCAGAACGGTATAATGCAGAGAGGCTATGAATCCGCAGGCATAAGAGGGGGCTTTGAGCTCTTTGAAAGGGTGAGCCCAGAAGAGGTGGCAAGGAAGGCTGCAGAGAGAGCCATTCTTATGCTGAGTGCAAAGCCTGCACCCGCCGGGACTTTCACGGTGGTGCTTGCTTCTCAGGCAGGTGGAACCATGATACACGAGGCTGTGGGGCACGGCTTTGAGGCGGACCTTGTGCAGAAGGGGCTTTCTGTCTACAGGGGAAAGCTGGGGCAGAAGGTGGCCAGCGAGCTCATAACCGTAATAGATGATGCCACTCTTGAGAACCACAACGGCTCCTTTACAGTGGACGACGAGGGCGTGCCCGCACAGAAAACTGTGCTCATTCAGGAGGGCTATCTGGTTGGTTATATGTATGACAGGCTAACGGCAATGAAGGAAGGTAGAGAATCTACTGGAAACGGCAGAAGACAGAGCTACGCCCATATTCCCATTGTCAGGATGACCAACACCTACATAGCACCCGGAAGGGACAACCCAGAAGACATAATAGCAGACACTAAAAAGGGCATTCTTGTGGTAAAGATGGGAGGAGGAGAGGTAAACACGGTCACCGGAGACTTCGTATTTGAGGTGATGGAAGGATATATGATAGAGAATGGGAAAATCACATACCCCATAAGGTCTGCAACTCTTATAGGTAATGGTCCAAAGGCTCTTATGGATGTGGATGCGGTAGGCTCAGACCTTGGATGGAGCATAGGGACTTGCGGAAAGGATGGACAGGGGGTGCCCGTCACCGACGCACAGCCCACTCTGAGGATAAGGTCTATGGTGCTGGGTGGGACGGAGGTGTGA
- the efp gene encoding elongation factor P has product MGVKIDINSVQRDMFIEHNGMPHRVLDYEHVKPGKGQAFVRVKAKNMQTGNVIEITYKSSDAIELADFEQVFAEYSYSDGDYYYFVSQTTYEMVPVPADSIKEEVKFLKEGMTVVVFFYKGQPIGIELPKQVELAVVETEPAFKGDTAAGGSKPAKLETGAVVQVPFFVKEGDIVKVDTRTGAYIEVVKRA; this is encoded by the coding sequence ATGGGTGTAAAAATAGACATAAACAGCGTGCAGAGGGATATGTTTATTGAACACAACGGCATGCCACACAGAGTGCTGGATTACGAGCATGTAAAGCCCGGCAAGGGTCAGGCTTTTGTGAGGGTCAAAGCAAAGAACATGCAGACGGGCAACGTAATTGAAATAACCTACAAGTCCTCTGACGCTATTGAGCTTGCAGATTTTGAACAGGTCTTTGCAGAGTATTCATACAGCGATGGAGACTACTATTACTTTGTGAGCCAGACCACCTACGAGATGGTGCCCGTGCCAGCAGACAGCATAAAGGAAGAGGTAAAGTTTCTCAAAGAGGGTATGACGGTGGTGGTCTTTTTCTACAAGGGACAGCCCATTGGGATTGAGCTACCCAAGCAGGTGGAGCTTGCGGTGGTGGAGACAGAACCTGCCTTCAAGGGTGATACGGCGGCTGGTGGTTCAAAGCCAGCAAAACTGGAGACAGGTGCAGTGGTGCAGGTGCCCTTCTTTGTGAAGGAGGGGGACATAGTAAAGGTGGATACTCGCACTGGTGCCTATATAGAAGTGGTAAAGAGAGCCTGA